The window ATAAAAGCCTTAAAAAACATTTTTAAGCTATTAGATTATAACGTCTCAGCTTTAAATAAAGAAAACACCTCTTTAGAAGAAGAATTAGAACATATCACTATGTTTTTAGATCTTATTAAATATCTTAAACCAAATGCGAACATACAGTTTGATAATAGTTTAAGACAAGAACAAAAAGAAAACATAAAGATCAAACCCACTTTGTTTTTCCCTTTTGTAGAAAACGCATTAAAGCATGGAAGCTTAAACAATACAGACTCGTTTATAAGTATTGTGTTAAAAGAAAATAAAAACAAGCAACTAACCTACTGCTTGGTGAATAGTGCAGAACAGCGATTAGATTATGAAACCAAAGTCGCAGAATCTTCAAATTTTGGGCTAAATGCTTTACAACAATTACTAACTGCCTATTATCCAAATAGCAAACTAGAACATAAAACATTGCCCAATAATCAATATTTGTCGGAACTAACCTTAAGCTTAAATTAAATGATAAAGTATATACTTGTAGACGATGACCAAAGTGTTTTAAAATCTGTTAAAGTTAAAATTGATACTCTATCAAAAGATTACGATTTACAACACGTAAAAAGCTATGACAGTTCTAAACAAGCTTTCCAGGAGATAAACGAAGATGATTTTGATTTACTCATTGTAGATTTTGAAATGCCTGTGTATAACGGTATTGAATTAGCTCAAAAAATAGCAACGAATAAAAAAGTTATTTTTTTAACGTCTACAACTAATAATGAAAAAAAAGTAATCAATAGTCTAGATATCTCTGGTTTCTTAAGCAAACCTTTTGATATTGAAGAATTTGAAGAAATTTTGAAAAATAAGATTTTGGGGAAAGTGAAAACTACTTTTAATAAAAATAGTACAAACTTCATCACTTTACCAATTGGCAGCAACAAAGAAGTGCGTTTTAGACCTGAACAAGTCTATTACATTAGTACTTCCTTAATTAGTAATGGATGGAAGCCTAGTAAGAAATCTCAGAAATTTGAAAAAATTAAGGCAGATAAACCTCATAAAAACTACTTACATATTTATGGTGAAAATGATGAAATGTTATTTGAAAATGTAAGAATGAAGATTATAGATATAAATAAAGAACTATTCCGTTATAATTTCGAAAAAATCAGCCAAAGCACTATTATCAATATGTCTCATATAAAAGAAAGAAAGAATACTACTGTTTATTTATATAACTGCAAAACAGAATTTGAAATCACAGATAGAGAAAAAACAGGATTTATGGGAAAATTAAGGGCTAAATTTAAGGTTTAGCATCAATAACAATTCTAAAAGCTATAACACGCTACTTCCTAACCCGATATCAAACACTACATTCTCAATTACCGCATAAAGAATATAAAAAACACCTCTAATACCTTAAAAACGTAGCTTTCAACATTCCCTTAATTTCATCAACCAAAGTAATTGGTTCCATCACCTTAACACTACTACCATACATTAAAATGCGTTCTACAAGTGATCGATTAGGAATTACATCCAATGAGATTTGAAACGCAATATTTGTATCCAGAAGTATTTGCTGGGAATGATGTAAAGGCAATGTTTTTACATACTGTCCTTGTTCTGGAGTAAAAGACAATACTACTCTTTGTTTGGTGTTTTCGGAATACACCATACCAATAACATCATGATACAGGTAGTTAATATCCACATCTGTATTGGGTTCAAACGTATTTTCAGTTAACTGTACGTTAGACACTCTATCCATTCCAAAATTCCTAAATTCTTTTACGCCTTCTTGTTCTCCAATAATATACCAACGATTAGCATACTCTTTTAATAAATAGGGTTTTAACAATCGTTTTGTAGTTGTGTTTTTCTGAAAATTATAATGCGTAAAGCTAATTTCTCTATGTTGCTTTATTGCTGTTAAAAACAGCTCTAAATATTGTATTCCTTGAAGTCCTTCACTATTATCAAAAACAATATGCTCTAAAGATTTGCTTTTAGTTTTAAAACTTTCTTTTAGCAAATCTGCTGTATTTACTAATTCTAAAAAACGAACAAAGTTTTCAAAATTCGGACTATTATCATAATCAATATAATAGTTGTTTCTAGAACTATCATATAACACCTCAACCCCAAACTCATTTCTTAAATCATCAAAATCACGTTGAATTGTTCGCTTGGTATGCTCAAAACCATTATCAAATAAAAAGTCTTTTATAGCTTCAAAAGAAGTATCTCGTCCATTTTTAATTTTTTCTATGATTAATGAATACCGTTTTATTTTTCCTTGTACAGACATTTTTACTATTTAAGAAATTAACTCTAATCCAGTATACTCATTTACTAATTCCTTCCAGCTTACAGGTGTTTTTATAAAAGTCTCCACAGTCCCACCAATAGCGGTGAAATCCACGTTTATTTCATAACCTTCTGAAGCATAATCATTTTCTAAGTACTGATTATACTCTAAAACCAAACCTTCTAAATCTTCAAGAAGATCATAATCTAAGCGATCCGCATAATCGAGATATCTCATACTGTGAATAACTGTTTTCACACCGTTGACAACCATATAAATCGCTATGCGGTTATGCATATCGACACTGTTTATTTTAAATTTTTTCTCTGGATATTTACTCAAATACTCTATACCATTACCAGAGTCAAAATACTGCTGTAAATCTATTCGGGCTTGTTTGTCAGTGGTTTGAGAAATCCCCAAACCACTGTACAATACATCTAAAATACTTCCGTAATGCTGAAAAACTTGTTTTCTAGCTTCTATTGGTGACACATGATGAAACTCTTTTTTTGTTTCTACCAAATCGGCTTTAGTAGGTGTTTCATTATGAGATTCATCATGAATATTGGGTACTGCTCTTCGCCAGTATTTAGTTTCTATTTGGTAGTGCATGGTCAATAAATACTAGTTTACTTTTTTAAATTTTTCTAGCCATTTTTCAAAATGAACACGATCATTATTTCTTTCATTTTCAAACCATTCACAACAAACCCAATAACTATTGCCATTAATTTCAATTGGGTCTTTCCAATAATGTAAAGGACTAGTACTATTAATTTTATCTTCTAATAATGGATATTGTATATCAAATAATTCTTTAGACTTTTCCTGAGACTTCATTTGTGAAATTTCGTCATTATTAATAAAATTCCCTGCAACTAATTCATTAAGTTTTCTTTGTACAAATTTTCCGATTTTTTCCTTTTCATTGTTATTTTTAAACTGATCTGCAATATTTTTGGCTGTATCTCTTATACTTGGTTCAACATGTAAATTCGTCTGTAAAGACTCAACTGCTTTTTGTATTAAATCCTTATTTTCCTCCCAAAACTGAGTTAACAAATCACTTTCTTCCTTTGTAATTGCCATAAATTGATGTGTGTTTTTAATGTTTTCTACTGGATTCCTTAATGCTATAATGTAATCTTTTAATATATGAAAAGTAGAATCATTAAGATCCTCGTCGAAAAGCGGTGTTATTATTAAATCTAATATATTTTGATAATTGATCTGTATAAAATCTTTACATATACATTCAGGACTTTCTAATTGATCTAATTCAAAAAGCGAAATCGGAGTTAAATAAACAAAGAAAGTATTTATATCATTGTTATTCTTATTATTAATCGAATCAAAATAACGCAGTGTTTGTTTATTAAACTCACCACTATATACCTTGTTCTCAACAATTATTTGCAATTTAAATTCGTCAATATTACATTCAATTATTAAATCAATTTCTCCATTAATTCCTTCTCTAAAATTTTCTATTACTTTTAATGAATTAATAGAATAATCTCCAAGTACTAGTTTTTTATACAACTCCATATCAATTGTATTTTCATTAAAAAACTTGCTAGCAATTAAAACATCAATTAAATATCCCACTGCAACCTCTGAAACCATACATTCTTTACTAAAAAGCCATTTCAAAAATGAAGTATGCCTAATTTCTTTCCTATTTACCCCATAAATCTCCATTAAAGATTTAGTAGAATAAATATCCATCAGCTTCTTCGTCGATTGACTATTTTTAAAAGCTATAATTCTTTTTGTTAATTCTTTCATTCACTTAGTGTTAAATTAATTTTACTGAGAAGATATTATTGTTATTATTGACTACAACCACTCCATAACCGTTTTGTGTAACAAATACTGGTTAAATTGTTTGGACACCTTTTTAAAAGAAAGCCGTTCTCCTTTATTTTTATTTACATAATGATAAGCGCGCATTGTTAGTGCTAACTCCTCGTGCGTCTTTAGTTGTAATATATTAATGTTTACTGTTTTTAAACAGTTCGCTACAAACTGTTTCAAGTTATTTGCGCTGGATTGCGCTTCGTTAAAAGTCATATTCTCATATACTTCTAAATAGTCTTTAAATTCCTTTAATACGTTATCCATTGTTTTATTTTTTAATGAATACAAATATCATATGGCAGCTACGACAAAATATGTCGTCATCACAAAAAATCTTTTATTTAGTTAGATTTAAACCTGTAATTTGCAATATACTCTTCCCTATAGAATTGTCTAAACTCCCATCCCCATCCAAAACAGATACAAAGCCCATTTTACATTGATGGTCAATTTCTGAGGTTTCATCACTTACATGTTTTGAATAATCATCTGTTAAATAAGATTTAAACTTATTTTCGGCATAATCACCAGGATATAAAAGCATCGCTTTTTCGGCATCCCAAAAACGACAATAGGTATACATCTGTCTTAAATCAGAAACAGAAGCAGAACTCTTTTGTGGTCGTTTCCATTTTGTATCGATGATAAAAGTTTTCTTGCCTTGTCGTAATACAATATCTGGTCTTAAACTATTACTTCCCCAAAACGATTTAGATTCCTGACCAGACACTTCCATATTGGTGCCTTCACATGCTTTTTGTAATTGCTTTAAAATATAGGTTTCCCACAACTCATTCATATCAAATAGTAGCGATAACATCTTTTCTTTACCACTGGTAATATCTGGCGAGTAATTTAGAATAATCAATCTTGCTAATTCTAATGCATAACCATAACTATTCGTTTTTCTGTTTAGTTGGATTGCATTTAACTGTTTTG is drawn from Lacinutrix sp. WUR7 and contains these coding sequences:
- a CDS encoding LytTR family DNA-binding domain-containing protein, with translation MIKYILVDDDQSVLKSVKVKIDTLSKDYDLQHVKSYDSSKQAFQEINEDDFDLLIVDFEMPVYNGIELAQKIATNKKVIFLTSTTNNEKKVINSLDISGFLSKPFDIEEFEEILKNKILGKVKTTFNKNSTNFITLPIGSNKEVRFRPEQVYYISTSLISNGWKPSKKSQKFEKIKADKPHKNYLHIYGENDEMLFENVRMKIIDINKELFRYNFEKISQSTIINMSHIKERKNTTVYLYNCKTEFEITDREKTGFMGKLRAKFKV
- a CDS encoding YafY family protein — translated: MSVQGKIKRYSLIIEKIKNGRDTSFEAIKDFLFDNGFEHTKRTIQRDFDDLRNEFGVEVLYDSSRNNYYIDYDNSPNFENFVRFLELVNTADLLKESFKTKSKSLEHIVFDNSEGLQGIQYLELFLTAIKQHREISFTHYNFQKNTTTKRLLKPYLLKEYANRWYIIGEQEGVKEFRNFGMDRVSNVQLTENTFEPNTDVDINYLYHDVIGMVYSENTKQRVVLSFTPEQGQYVKTLPLHHSQQILLDTNIAFQISLDVIPNRSLVERILMYGSSVKVMEPITLVDEIKGMLKATFLRY
- a CDS encoding PD-(D/E)XK nuclease family protein, which codes for MKELTKRIIAFKNSQSTKKLMDIYSTKSLMEIYGVNRKEIRHTSFLKWLFSKECMVSEVAVGYLIDVLIASKFFNENTIDMELYKKLVLGDYSINSLKVIENFREGINGEIDLIIECNIDEFKLQIIVENKVYSGEFNKQTLRYFDSINNKNNNDINTFFVYLTPISLFELDQLESPECICKDFIQINYQNILDLIITPLFDEDLNDSTFHILKDYIIALRNPVENIKNTHQFMAITKEESDLLTQFWEENKDLIQKAVESLQTNLHVEPSIRDTAKNIADQFKNNNEKEKIGKFVQRKLNELVAGNFINNDEISQMKSQEKSKELFDIQYPLLEDKINSTSPLHYWKDPIEINGNSYWVCCEWFENERNNDRVHFEKWLEKFKKVN